One segment of Desulfatibacillum aliphaticivorans DSM 15576 DNA contains the following:
- the cobN gene encoding cobaltochelatase subunit CobN yields the protein MTRIASIMWNTHVPMLARAAKQQEDIDLVMYSSKTLENEAERFDEVFKALEQADIILLYRSATGFWDALEERLEEIGKKVPILCTGYDPSLWSLSTFSPETVQQAYNYISFGGDNNFFNLLRFAKGLADGDAESAPKPVFMPWEGLYHPESQVTHFENLEAYQAWYNEYLKTKGLENAPQVGILIPRHTWITGNMELEDLLIRELENQGLACRPVFSYSSPDKDNGAKGSIAMLEEVFFESENSPQIHAFIKLQMFLLGIKGADQFSDERANRDGVAFFKRLGVPVFQPIVSLEMTPEEWEASPQGLSNVAFTVALPEFEGVIEPMMVGCAEREQDDSTGAILEKRTPIPERVRRLSRRVARWVSMGLKPVSERKIAFILHNNPCASVEATVGGAAKLDSLESVARILQAMKAKGYSVDPPETGEELITTIMDRKAVSEFRWTTTDEIVRKGGDLCQLDLPTYLKWWETFPTAMQERISEAWGNPPGEEKNGVPAAMLYDGKILITGVSYGNAVVCVQPKRGCAGTKCDGVVCKILHDPDVPPPHQYIATYRWLENEFGADAFVHVGTHGNVEFLPGKSVGLSESCLPDICIHETPHLYIYNSDNPSEGTIAKRRSYATLVNHMQTVMGQGGLYGDLEELDGYLDEYEKAKTTEKNRAHTLSHLIVDTVRKTNLDKQIKLTDDMPMDEIVRRTHDALSKIRNTYIPDGMHVFGKVPEGEARIEFLWAILRYDAGDPNSLRKILCRSMGHELLTLMNDEGAVDPRTGKSHGMLMEEIEALGVKVVEQALQSVNGEEFLDRTLDLLGDLVVDRQVLTGIASLLDRILDLNVRVGESKEIDALLSGFEAKYIPAGPSGLIMRGRDDILPTGRNFYSLDPNKIPTKAAFRVGEKLSEAVLEKYLNEEGAYPENVGIFWMAGDIMWSDGEGMGQILALIGARPKWLAGGRVQGFEIIPLEELGRPRVDVTIRVSGIARDNFPNCIEYVDEVIQAVAALDEPVEQNYVRKHTLAQLAEEGGDETDSLALRRATYRVFSAQPGTYRAGVNLAVYASAWKTEADLSDIFMFWNGYAYGKGVFGEPSHKQLAGSLKTVSLTFNKVVADENDLFNCCCYFGTHGGMTAAARTLSQKPVKTYYGDTREPERVQVRDLADEVRRVVRTKLLNPKWIDGMKRHGYKGAGDISKRVGRVYGWESTTQEVDDWIFDDITRTFVLDEENREFFRKHNPWALEEISRRLLEAESRGLWEADPEVLEELKEHYLELEGWIEEDMGDVEGDFQGGAVDMFTPEDVAAWKAEMDKLKDSWK from the coding sequence ATGACACGCATAGCATCGATCATGTGGAACACTCACGTACCCATGCTGGCCCGGGCGGCAAAGCAGCAGGAAGACATTGACCTTGTCATGTACTCCTCCAAAACCCTGGAAAACGAGGCCGAACGCTTTGACGAGGTTTTCAAAGCCCTGGAGCAGGCGGACATCATTTTGCTTTACCGCTCCGCTACGGGCTTCTGGGACGCTTTGGAAGAGCGGCTCGAAGAAATCGGGAAAAAGGTCCCTATCCTTTGCACCGGTTACGATCCCTCCTTATGGAGCCTTTCCACTTTCAGCCCTGAAACTGTGCAGCAGGCTTACAACTATATCAGCTTCGGCGGCGACAATAATTTTTTCAACTTGCTCCGCTTTGCAAAAGGCCTGGCGGACGGAGATGCGGAATCCGCGCCCAAGCCGGTTTTCATGCCATGGGAGGGCTTGTATCACCCCGAGTCTCAGGTTACTCATTTTGAGAATTTGGAAGCGTATCAGGCCTGGTACAATGAATACCTTAAAACCAAAGGCCTGGAAAACGCCCCGCAAGTCGGCATTCTAATCCCTCGCCACACCTGGATTACAGGCAATATGGAATTGGAGGACTTGTTAATCCGGGAGCTTGAAAACCAGGGTCTGGCCTGTAGGCCTGTGTTTTCCTACAGTTCCCCGGACAAGGATAACGGCGCCAAGGGCAGCATTGCCATGCTGGAGGAGGTCTTCTTTGAATCGGAAAACAGCCCCCAGATTCACGCATTTATTAAACTCCAGATGTTCCTTCTGGGCATCAAAGGTGCGGATCAGTTCTCCGATGAAAGGGCCAATCGCGACGGCGTGGCCTTTTTCAAACGCCTGGGCGTGCCGGTTTTTCAGCCCATTGTCAGCCTGGAAATGACCCCCGAGGAATGGGAGGCCAGCCCCCAGGGCCTTTCCAACGTGGCTTTTACCGTGGCCTTGCCCGAGTTTGAAGGCGTGATCGAGCCTATGATGGTCGGCTGCGCAGAACGCGAGCAGGACGACTCCACAGGCGCCATCCTGGAAAAACGGACCCCCATCCCCGAGAGGGTGCGCCGTTTGAGCAGGCGCGTCGCCCGCTGGGTGTCCATGGGCCTGAAGCCGGTTTCTGAAAGAAAGATTGCCTTTATCCTGCATAACAACCCCTGCGCCTCGGTGGAAGCCACGGTAGGCGGGGCCGCCAAGCTGGATTCCTTGGAGTCGGTGGCCAGGATTCTGCAAGCCATGAAGGCCAAGGGCTATTCGGTCGATCCGCCGGAAACCGGCGAAGAGTTGATAACCACTATCATGGACCGCAAGGCGGTTTCGGAATTCCGGTGGACCACCACGGACGAAATCGTCAGAAAAGGCGGAGATCTTTGCCAGCTTGACCTTCCCACTTATCTGAAGTGGTGGGAAACCTTTCCCACGGCCATGCAGGAAAGAATTTCGGAAGCCTGGGGCAATCCCCCGGGAGAAGAAAAGAACGGCGTGCCCGCCGCCATGCTTTATGACGGCAAAATTCTCATCACCGGCGTCTCTTACGGAAACGCCGTGGTGTGCGTGCAGCCCAAACGTGGTTGCGCCGGCACAAAATGCGACGGCGTGGTCTGTAAAATCCTCCACGATCCCGACGTGCCGCCGCCCCACCAGTACATCGCCACATACCGTTGGCTGGAAAACGAGTTTGGGGCCGACGCCTTCGTGCACGTGGGCACCCACGGCAACGTGGAGTTTCTGCCCGGCAAGTCCGTGGGCTTGTCCGAATCCTGTTTGCCTGACATCTGCATTCACGAAACCCCGCACCTGTACATTTATAACTCGGACAATCCGTCCGAAGGAACCATCGCCAAACGCCGCAGCTACGCAACCCTGGTCAACCATATGCAGACGGTCATGGGGCAGGGCGGCCTGTACGGCGATCTGGAGGAGTTGGACGGGTATCTGGACGAATACGAGAAGGCGAAAACCACGGAGAAAAACCGCGCTCACACCTTGTCGCATTTGATCGTGGATACAGTCAGAAAAACCAATCTGGACAAGCAAATCAAGCTGACCGACGACATGCCCATGGACGAAATCGTCCGGCGCACCCACGACGCTCTGTCCAAAATCCGCAACACTTACATCCCGGACGGCATGCACGTGTTCGGCAAGGTTCCCGAAGGAGAAGCCCGCATAGAGTTCCTGTGGGCCATCTTGCGTTACGACGCGGGAGACCCAAACAGTCTCCGGAAAATCCTCTGCCGCTCCATGGGGCACGAATTGCTAACCCTCATGAACGACGAGGGCGCGGTGGATCCCCGTACCGGCAAAAGCCACGGCATGTTAATGGAGGAAATCGAAGCCCTGGGCGTCAAGGTTGTAGAGCAGGCCCTCCAATCCGTAAACGGAGAGGAATTTCTGGATCGGACCCTGGACTTGCTGGGCGACCTGGTCGTGGACAGGCAGGTTTTGACGGGCATAGCCTCCCTGCTGGATCGCATCCTGGACCTCAACGTGCGGGTTGGGGAGTCCAAAGAAATTGACGCCCTGCTTTCCGGCTTTGAAGCCAAATACATTCCCGCCGGCCCCTCGGGCCTTATCATGCGGGGCAGGGACGACATTCTGCCCACAGGCCGCAATTTTTATTCTTTGGATCCCAACAAGATTCCCACCAAGGCGGCTTTTAGGGTGGGCGAAAAACTGTCCGAAGCCGTGCTGGAAAAATACCTAAACGAAGAAGGCGCCTATCCTGAAAACGTAGGCATTTTTTGGATGGCCGGCGATATTATGTGGTCGGACGGCGAGGGCATGGGCCAGATTCTGGCTTTGATCGGCGCAAGACCCAAGTGGCTGGCCGGCGGCAGGGTGCAGGGCTTTGAGATCATCCCGCTGGAGGAGTTGGGCCGCCCGCGCGTAGACGTGACCATTCGGGTTTCGGGCATTGCCAGGGATAATTTCCCTAACTGCATTGAGTACGTGGACGAAGTGATCCAGGCTGTCGCCGCCCTGGACGAGCCGGTGGAACAGAATTACGTGCGTAAGCATACCTTGGCGCAGCTTGCCGAAGAAGGCGGGGATGAAACAGACTCCTTGGCTTTGCGCCGCGCAACCTACCGGGTTTTTTCAGCCCAGCCCGGCACCTATCGCGCGGGCGTCAACCTGGCCGTCTATGCATCGGCTTGGAAAACCGAGGCCGACCTTTCGGACATTTTTATGTTCTGGAACGGCTACGCCTACGGCAAGGGAGTGTTCGGCGAGCCCTCCCACAAGCAGTTGGCGGGCAGCCTTAAAACCGTCAGCCTCACTTTTAATAAAGTGGTCGCCGACGAAAACGACCTGTTCAATTGCTGCTGCTACTTTGGCACACACGGCGGCATGACAGCTGCAGCCCGCACCCTCTCCCAAAAGCCGGTGAAGACCTACTACGGCGACACCCGGGAGCCCGAACGGGTTCAGGTGCGAGACCTGGCCGACGAAGTGCGCCGCGTGGTCAGGACCAAGCTCTTGAATCCCAAATGGATCGACGGCATGAAGCGCCACGGATACAAAGGCGCAGGCGACATCTCCAAACGGGTCGGCAGGGTCTACGGATGGGAGTCCACCACCCAGGAAGTGGACGATTGGATTTTTGACGATATTACCCGCACCTTTGTGCTGGACGAGGAAAACAGGGAGTTTTTCCGCAAGCACAATCCGTGGGCCTTGGAGGAAATCTCCCGGCGGCTGCTGGAAGCGGAAAGCCGGGGGCTGTGGGAAGCCGATCCTGAAGTGCTGGAAGAACTCAAAGAGCATTATCTGGAGTTGGAAGGCTGGATCGAAGAGGATATGGGCGATGTAGAAGGAGATTTCCAGGGAGGAGCTGTAGACATGTTCACGCCAGAAGACGTGGCCGCTTGGAAAGCAGAGATGGACAAGTTGAAGGATTCCTGGAAATGA
- a CDS encoding TonB-dependent receptor plug domain-containing protein, whose amino-acid sequence MTKAVCCLTMLLALAAMPQGWAWAETVQAEEAKEEAEEQSVKADSYVLTEKDVAQYNIRDICELLSLLPGVSASTTGVTVQGSSSKTVAVIMDGRPLFNPASGKVYLSGIPIQSVKEVRLLQGPEAARYVGNTGGGVIVITSKKGEKAYVNKIDVAYGFAESQPTFDDAGDQPDRYERKKAEFNLGAQKGEVGFFVNGLADLNGGDRINDEEDKLALKANMDFPLPAEFQATISGMISNEEKENPGKEYRMTPNSESSTDEWGGSFLLSKGSFGNRVYVNSFSDQTVNPDSGLDSQLDSRVFGEEARWNGDPWGIKRVAVAGNVEYREIDSNTYGEKEETVGGVSLSKEFQPGDNFSILAGLKGNFYSDYDAEANPQLNITWKPSPVRLSLLLERSNTMPTFDQRYYQNSTRLANPDLSLETVYSAKLQFQHDWNKYFSWGLTPFYIKIDDKIEYYRYAGLPKTHDNYGKAEYRNLASTESTGVNVNATLRPIKSLKLNAEYQYLEAKNKDTDNYLFQKPRHKAKIRLRHEIAGLVSQLEANYNGSRYDDSENLWGLPHRWYLDAKIDYRWKKCNWYLEVDNLFDRRYYVYRGWPGARRSVMVGMSVEF is encoded by the coding sequence ATGACAAAAGCAGTATGTTGTTTGACGATGCTCCTGGCCCTGGCGGCAATGCCCCAGGGCTGGGCTTGGGCGGAAACGGTTCAAGCGGAGGAAGCCAAGGAAGAAGCTGAAGAACAATCGGTAAAAGCCGACTCGTATGTTTTAACCGAGAAGGACGTAGCTCAATATAATATCCGGGATATATGCGAATTGCTTAGCCTTTTGCCCGGAGTCTCCGCCTCCACAACAGGCGTTACCGTGCAGGGCAGTTCCTCCAAGACCGTGGCCGTGATCATGGACGGCAGGCCCCTTTTCAACCCGGCTTCGGGCAAGGTCTACCTGAGCGGCATACCCATCCAAAGCGTCAAGGAGGTGCGCCTGCTGCAGGGGCCTGAGGCCGCGCGCTATGTTGGCAATACGGGCGGCGGCGTGATCGTCATCACCTCCAAAAAGGGAGAAAAGGCATACGTCAACAAGATCGACGTCGCTTATGGTTTTGCAGAATCTCAGCCAACTTTTGACGATGCAGGCGATCAGCCCGATCGTTACGAAAGAAAAAAAGCGGAATTCAACCTTGGCGCTCAAAAAGGCGAGGTGGGCTTTTTTGTCAACGGCCTGGCCGACCTGAACGGCGGAGACCGCATTAATGACGAAGAAGACAAGCTGGCCTTGAAAGCCAACATGGACTTTCCTCTCCCGGCGGAGTTTCAGGCCACCATTTCCGGCATGATATCCAATGAAGAAAAGGAAAACCCCGGCAAGGAATACCGGATGACGCCGAATTCGGAATCCTCCACGGACGAATGGGGCGGCTCCTTTTTGCTTAGCAAAGGCAGCTTTGGCAATCGCGTCTACGTCAACAGCTTTTCCGATCAGACGGTAAATCCTGACTCCGGCCTGGACAGCCAGTTGGACAGCCGGGTGTTTGGCGAGGAAGCCCGGTGGAACGGCGATCCCTGGGGAATCAAACGGGTAGCCGTCGCTGGCAATGTGGAGTATCGGGAGATTGATTCCAACACCTACGGTGAAAAAGAAGAAACCGTGGGCGGCGTTTCCCTGTCCAAGGAATTTCAGCCCGGCGATAATTTTTCCATACTGGCTGGTTTAAAAGGCAATTTTTACAGCGATTACGACGCGGAAGCCAATCCTCAACTGAATATAACCTGGAAGCCGTCCCCGGTGCGTCTTTCCCTGCTTCTGGAACGCTCCAACACCATGCCGACCTTTGACCAGCGCTACTATCAAAACAGCACCCGCCTGGCCAATCCGGATTTGTCTTTGGAAACCGTATACAGCGCCAAACTTCAGTTTCAGCACGACTGGAACAAATATTTCAGCTGGGGGCTTACGCCTTTTTACATCAAGATCGATGATAAGATTGAATACTATCGCTACGCCGGTCTGCCTAAAACCCACGATAACTACGGAAAGGCTGAATACAGGAACCTGGCCAGCACGGAATCGACGGGGGTGAACGTCAATGCCACGCTTCGGCCGATTAAGTCTTTGAAGCTAAATGCGGAATACCAATATCTGGAGGCGAAAAACAAAGATACGGACAATTACTTGTTCCAAAAGCCGCGGCATAAAGCCAAGATTCGGCTGCGCCATGAAATCGCCGGGCTGGTCAGCCAGTTGGAGGCCAACTACAACGGCTCCCGCTATGACGACTCGGAAAATCTGTGGGGCTTGCCCCATCGCTGGTATCTGGACGCCAAGATAGACTATCGCTGGAAAAAGTGTAACTGGTATCTTGAGGTGGACAATCTTTTTGACCGCCGCTATTACGTGTATAGAGGATGGCCCGGGGCGCGGCGTTCCGTCATGGTCGGCATGTCCGTGGAGTTTTGA
- a CDS encoding DUF3786 domain-containing protein, with the protein MSQQAEIFAKYYEEYQERVAAMDLSSVAEKLGLEKAEDGYLLPLYGRNYIASGKGLADESGKKPDYMACIILARYLTLCPDEAPFMEEWAAFKDFKKTSHFTNVNYFNSDTERALAANFGGKIDDLKRACDGLGGQPDDTGLSYDLVKKFQALPKISVLMLFNDVEGRFPAFGTVLFQKHTEYYLDPESIAVTSAYLVRSLKALAFEPAP; encoded by the coding sequence ATGAGTCAGCAAGCTGAAATTTTTGCAAAATACTACGAAGAGTACCAGGAGCGGGTGGCCGCAATGGATTTGTCTTCCGTTGCGGAAAAACTGGGACTGGAAAAAGCGGAAGACGGGTATCTGCTTCCGTTATATGGCCGCAACTACATTGCATCGGGAAAGGGGCTTGCAGACGAATCGGGGAAGAAGCCGGATTATATGGCCTGCATTATTTTGGCCAGGTATCTGACATTATGTCCTGACGAAGCGCCGTTTATGGAAGAATGGGCGGCGTTCAAGGATTTTAAGAAAACTTCGCATTTCACCAATGTGAACTATTTTAACAGCGATACGGAGCGGGCGCTCGCCGCAAATTTCGGCGGAAAAATAGATGACCTCAAAAGGGCTTGCGACGGCCTGGGCGGCCAGCCGGACGATACCGGCCTGTCCTACGATTTGGTCAAAAAATTTCAGGCCTTGCCGAAAATTTCCGTGCTCATGCTGTTCAACGACGTTGAGGGGCGCTTTCCCGCTTTCGGTACCGTGCTTTTTCAAAAGCATACGGAGTACTACCTGGATCCCGAAAGCATCGCCGTAACAAGCGCCTATTTGGTCAGAAGCCTGAAGGCTCTGGCCTTTGAACCCGCCCCGTAG